The Bdellovibrionota bacterium genome includes a window with the following:
- a CDS encoding NADH-quinone oxidoreductase subunit M produces MSHLLTLMTFVPLIGALALLLLPSAAKSAIRWLSVVATFIPVLLSGVLFLNFNRAEAGMQFVEKLSWIETYNIHYYMGVDGISVTMILLTALLSFLCIFASWNIEKSPKGYFFLFLLLETGMIGTFCALDLFLFYIFWELMLLPMYFLIGIWGGPRKEYAAIKFFLYTLVGSVFMLLGFLAVYFYGGEPHTFDMLELAQRHSAFSVANLSILGLPFAKVVFVALFFGFAIKVPMFPFHTWLPDAHVEAPTAISVILAGILLKMGTYGVFRICYPILPEASVWFAPFLAVMGAINIIYGAFCAMHQTDIKKLVAYSSVSHMGYCLLGMAALTKIGMNGALLQMFNHGTATAMLFLLVGVIYDRAHTRGVNDFGGLAHNMPVFTTIASIAFFASMGLPGLSSFISEALVLIGSFNADALFSERFGYQMLMFTGDNLFKICTVIGALGVIITASYLLWTVQRVFLGPLNEKWKDLKDLNVRELFTLVPLAALVVFLGIYPMPILNMIGSSLEQLSGLMASPW; encoded by the coding sequence ATGTCCCATTTATTAACGCTGATGACCTTCGTTCCCCTGATCGGAGCCTTGGCGCTGCTCTTGCTGCCGAGCGCTGCCAAATCGGCGATTCGCTGGTTATCGGTGGTCGCTACGTTCATCCCTGTGCTTCTCTCGGGCGTTTTGTTCCTAAATTTTAATCGGGCCGAAGCCGGCATGCAGTTCGTGGAAAAGCTCTCCTGGATCGAAACGTACAACATCCATTATTACATGGGAGTCGACGGAATCAGCGTGACGATGATTCTGTTGACGGCCCTGCTCAGCTTTCTTTGCATTTTCGCCTCATGGAACATCGAGAAATCGCCCAAGGGATATTTCTTCCTCTTCCTTCTTCTTGAAACGGGGATGATCGGAACGTTCTGCGCGCTCGACCTCTTTCTCTTTTATATCTTTTGGGAACTGATGCTGCTCCCCATGTACTTCCTCATCGGCATCTGGGGCGGGCCGAGAAAGGAATATGCGGCGATCAAGTTCTTCCTTTACACGTTGGTCGGCTCGGTGTTCATGCTCCTCGGTTTTCTTGCGGTCTATTTTTACGGCGGCGAACCGCATACGTTTGACATGCTGGAGTTGGCTCAGCGCCATTCGGCTTTCTCGGTCGCGAATCTCTCCATTCTCGGCCTTCCATTCGCGAAAGTGGTTTTTGTGGCACTGTTCTTCGGCTTCGCCATTAAAGTCCCGATGTTCCCTTTTCATACCTGGTTGCCCGACGCTCACGTGGAAGCCCCGACGGCCATCAGCGTTATTCTGGCCGGAATTTTGCTGAAAATGGGGACCTACGGCGTGTTTCGAATCTGCTACCCGATTTTGCCCGAGGCGAGCGTCTGGTTCGCGCCATTTTTGGCCGTGATGGGTGCGATCAACATCATTTACGGAGCATTCTGCGCCATGCACCAAACGGATATCAAGAAGTTGGTGGCGTATTCGTCCGTCAGCCATATGGGTTATTGCCTTCTCGGCATGGCCGCGCTGACCAAAATCGGCATGAACGGCGCACTTCTCCAAATGTTCAACCACGGCACGGCCACGGCCATGCTCTTCTTGTTGGTCGGCGTGATATACGACCGGGCACACACCCGAGGCGTGAACGATTTCGGCGGTCTGGCCCACAACATGCCGGTCTTCACGACCATTGCGTCGATCGCCTTCTTCGCTTCGATGGGACTTCCGGGACTCTCGAGCTTCATTAGCGAGGCGCTGGTCTTGATCGGATCGTTCAACGCCGATGCTCTCTTTTCCGAGCGATTCGGTTATCAAATGTTGATGTTTACCGGGGACAACTTGTTCAAGATTTGCACGGTGATCGGCGCCCTGGGAGTGATCATTACCGCATCGTATCTTCTCTGGACGGTCCAAAGAGTCTTTTTGGGTCCGCTGAACGAGAAGTGGAAGGACTTGAAGGACTTGAACGTTCGGGAATTGTTCACGCTCGTTCCTCTGGCCGCGTTGGTGGTTTTTCTCGGAATCTATCCAATGCCGATTCTCAACATGATCGGAAGCAGTTTGGAACAACTATCTGGGTTGATGGCGAGTCCTTGGTGA
- the nuoL gene encoding NADH-quinone oxidoreductase subunit L, producing MRDASYIWLIPFFPLLTSAIIRFFGKRLLPRPAVHVLACGSVFASFILAVVGFFQLRGMPHSETEPFHLTNDIFTWIRVGTFEVHTRFLLDSLSSVMALVVTGVGFLIHVYSTGYMSHEKDFERYFSYLNLFMAMMLILVLGDSLLLMFVGWEGVGLCSYLLIGFWFGVSTNADAGKKAFIVNRIGDFGFILGILTLFWTLGLSRGIWSVDFSTLKANVDVFQTASIFGLSTVTFATLMLFVGATGKSAQIPLFVWLPDAMAGPTPVSALIHAATMVTAGVYMIARLSFLFDLAPFTLGVVASIGAGTALFAATIGLVQNDIKKVLAYSTVSQLGYMFLACGVGAYAAGIFHLMTHAFFKALLFLGAGSVIHAMSGEQDMSKMGGLRSHLPWTFRTFFVATLAIAGIPPFAGFFSKDEILWQAFSRPHGHWIFWLMGLAAAGMTAFYMFRLLFLTFYGECRASEEVKHHIHESPANMIIPLVILGGFSIVGGWLWWPGFMPLSEAFPRWLESSVVVRSHEGSRHGLEMTLALTSVLLALGGIFFARYVYRVRPGTADQIAQRFRTVYRTLWNKYWVDEIYQATVVRATLALCKFSAKFDLRVIDGAVNGCGWLLRMFVFIFGLFDKLVVDGLVNLTANVIGALGRRVRSLQTGQIQTYLGALAGVLVLLSMVWMSFLS from the coding sequence ATGAGAGACGCTTCCTACATTTGGCTCATTCCCTTCTTTCCGCTTCTGACTTCCGCGATCATTCGTTTCTTTGGAAAGAGACTGTTGCCGCGTCCGGCGGTCCACGTATTGGCTTGCGGCAGCGTCTTTGCGTCGTTCATTCTTGCCGTTGTCGGGTTTTTCCAGTTGCGAGGCATGCCGCATTCCGAAACCGAGCCTTTTCACCTGACGAATGACATTTTCACATGGATTCGTGTCGGGACGTTCGAGGTTCATACGCGATTTCTGTTGGACTCCCTTTCCTCGGTCATGGCCTTGGTGGTGACCGGCGTCGGATTTCTGATCCACGTCTATTCCACCGGTTACATGTCCCATGAAAAAGATTTCGAACGCTATTTCTCATATCTCAATCTTTTCATGGCGATGATGCTGATTCTCGTTTTAGGGGACAGCCTGCTCCTCATGTTTGTCGGATGGGAAGGGGTAGGGCTTTGCAGTTACCTGCTCATCGGCTTCTGGTTCGGGGTCAGCACCAACGCCGACGCCGGGAAGAAAGCGTTCATCGTCAATCGAATCGGCGACTTCGGTTTCATTCTCGGAATTCTCACCCTCTTTTGGACGCTCGGACTTTCGCGAGGAATTTGGAGCGTCGATTTTTCGACGTTAAAAGCCAACGTCGACGTCTTTCAAACCGCGTCGATCTTTGGTCTCTCCACGGTCACGTTTGCGACGTTGATGTTATTCGTCGGAGCGACCGGAAAATCCGCGCAGATTCCCCTTTTCGTTTGGTTGCCCGATGCCATGGCCGGTCCGACGCCGGTTTCGGCGTTGATCCACGCGGCCACAATGGTGACGGCCGGCGTATACATGATCGCGCGGCTGAGTTTTTTGTTTGATTTGGCCCCGTTTACGCTGGGCGTGGTGGCTTCGATTGGCGCCGGGACGGCTCTATTCGCGGCCACGATCGGACTCGTTCAAAACGACATTAAGAAGGTACTCGCCTATTCGACGGTCAGTCAGCTCGGTTACATGTTCCTCGCCTGCGGAGTGGGGGCTTACGCCGCCGGGATCTTTCATTTAATGACGCACGCTTTTTTCAAAGCGCTTCTCTTCTTGGGAGCGGGGAGCGTGATTCACGCCATGAGCGGCGAGCAGGATATGTCGAAAATGGGCGGTCTTAGATCTCACCTTCCTTGGACGTTTCGAACGTTTTTTGTGGCGACGCTGGCGATCGCCGGTATCCCTCCATTCGCCGGTTTTTTCTCCAAGGACGAAATTCTCTGGCAGGCGTTTTCAAGACCTCACGGGCACTGGATTTTTTGGCTGATGGGTCTGGCGGCGGCGGGGATGACCGCCTTCTATATGTTCCGGCTGCTATTTCTGACCTTCTACGGAGAGTGCAGGGCTTCGGAGGAGGTCAAACATCATATTCACGAATCTCCCGCCAATATGATTATTCCGCTGGTGATCTTGGGCGGCTTCTCGATTGTGGGTGGCTGGCTCTGGTGGCCTGGTTTTATGCCTCTGAGCGAGGCGTTCCCGCGCTGGCTCGAATCCTCGGTCGTGGTTCGCTCTCATGAGGGAAGCCGTCACGGACTTGAGATGACCTTGGCTTTGACTTCCGTCCTGCTAGCGCTCGGGGGGATCTTCTTCGCCCGGTACGTTTATCGGGTTCGCCCAGGAACTGCCGATCAGATCGCTCAAAGGTTCCGGACGGTATATCGAACGCTCTGGAACAAATACTGGGTGGATGAGATTTATCAAGCAACCGTCGTGCGAGCGACGCTCGCTCTCTGCAAATTCTCCGCAAAGTTCGATCTGCGGGTGATCGACGGCGCGGTAAACGGATGCGGGTGGCTGTTGCGAATGTTCGTATTTATCTTCGGCCTGTTCGACAAGCTGGTGGTCGACGGCCTGGTCAATTTAACGGCCAATGTCATCGGTGCGCTGGGGCGAAGGGTGAGGAGTCTGCAGACGGGGCAGATTCAGACGTACCTCGGCGCTCTGGCCGGAGTTTTGGTCCTATTGAGCATGGTTTGGATGTCCTTTTTGAGCTGA
- the nuoK gene encoding NADH-quinone oxidoreductase subunit NuoK gives MPTLEAYLVLGVFLFGAGIACILVRRNVIQILMGVELVLNASALNFVAFSHFLPAKNPSLALSGQVAAVFVIVLAAAEAVVALALILSVFYLYRTVHADEMKDLRG, from the coding sequence ATGCCGACGCTGGAAGCCTATCTCGTGCTGGGAGTCTTTCTGTTCGGAGCGGGAATCGCCTGCATTTTGGTCCGAAGAAACGTGATTCAGATTTTAATGGGCGTGGAGCTGGTGTTAAACGCGTCGGCGCTCAACTTCGTCGCCTTTTCCCACTTCTTGCCTGCAAAAAACCCGTCGCTGGCTTTGTCCGGCCAGGTGGCCGCGGTGTTCGTGATTGTTTTGGCGGCGGCGGAAGCCGTAGTGGCACTGGCGCTGATTCTTTCGGTTTTTTATCTCTACCGCACCGTTCATGCGGACGAAATGAAGGACCTCCGTGGATAA
- a CDS encoding NADH-quinone oxidoreductase subunit J: MSAIAHQLVFLAFAGMTTISALLVVALKNLLHAAVALFFCLTGVAGLYVLLGADFIGLTQLLVYAGGVVILIIFGVFLTARIYDVSFEFRGRGANIGIGIAIALALMAVIFQATSSVEWATQEAAFSPTTKELGRLFLTKYLLPFELISLLLLFVMVGAVMLVRKELKEP; the protein is encoded by the coding sequence ATGAGCGCGATTGCTCATCAACTCGTGTTTTTGGCATTCGCCGGAATGACGACGATCTCGGCTCTCCTCGTCGTGGCTTTGAAGAATCTGCTTCATGCCGCCGTGGCACTGTTTTTCTGTCTGACCGGCGTGGCGGGGCTCTATGTGCTTTTGGGGGCCGACTTTATCGGATTGACTCAGCTCCTCGTATACGCCGGCGGCGTTGTCATCCTGATTATTTTCGGCGTCTTTTTGACGGCGCGAATTTACGACGTGAGTTTCGAGTTTCGCGGACGGGGCGCAAATATCGGGATCGGCATAGCCATTGCGCTCGCTCTCATGGCCGTGATCTTCCAGGCGACGTCATCCGTAGAATGGGCGACTCAAGAGGCCGCTTTCTCGCCGACGACGAAGGAACTCGGCCGCCTGTTCTTGACGAAATATCTTCTCCCGTTTGAATTGATTTCGCTGCTGTTGCTGTTCGTGATGGTGGGCGCGGTGATGCTGGTCCGGAAAGAGCTGAAGGAGCCGTGA
- a CDS encoding NADH-quinone oxidoreductase subunit I, translating to MTAFSKWFVDIYEGVTSTAIGMWVTLIHLFREPITVEYPEVNVESQLPERYRGILQVDMDICISCKLCETACPIACIVIEDVKGEKMSVMSKITGKPTPKQRFPLRFDIDIAKCMFCGLCTEPCPTGAIHHTRRFEAATTRVSDLTYSYVRPVDLAMAHEAEAKLKAKASAEAAT from the coding sequence ATGACAGCATTTTCAAAATGGTTCGTGGATATTTATGAAGGAGTGACTTCCACGGCGATCGGGATGTGGGTCACGCTGATTCACCTCTTTCGTGAGCCGATCACGGTCGAATACCCCGAAGTGAACGTCGAATCTCAACTTCCGGAGAGATACCGGGGCATTCTTCAGGTCGACATGGACATTTGCATCAGTTGCAAATTGTGTGAAACGGCCTGTCCGATCGCTTGCATCGTGATTGAGGACGTCAAGGGCGAGAAAATGTCCGTCATGTCGAAGATCACCGGTAAACCGACGCCCAAACAACGATTCCCTCTCCGTTTCGATATCGACATCGCCAAGTGCATGTTTTGCGGTCTCTGCACGGAGCCCTGCCCGACGGGGGCCATTCATCACACGAGGCGCTTCGAAGCGGCTACGACGCGGGTCTCGGATCTCACCTATTCGTATGTCCGGCCCGTGGATCTCGCGATGGCGCACGAGGCCGAGGCAAAATTGAAAGCGAAAGCGAGTGCGGAGGCGGCGACATGA